Below is a genomic region from candidate division KSB1 bacterium.
TCACCGGAGCTAACGGCATGATCGGACTGGCGACGGTAAGGCACTTTTTGGAGAAAGGGTATCAAGTCGCGGCGCTGGTCCGCAATATTGGAGCGGCAACTCGAATCGACCCTCGTGCAGAGATTCGCGTGCTCGACAGCGACTGGAGCAACCTGCAGGACGTCTGCAGCGGGTGCGATGCTGTGGTGCATCTGGCGGCGCAAAGGCTGCAACCCGAGTATGAAGAAAGAGGAATAGAAGCCTACTGGCTGCCGAACGTACTTTTGACTGAGCAGCTTTTGCGCGCCGCAGCCGCTGTCGGCGTAAAGCGGTTTTGTGCGGCTTCGTCGGTCAGTGTCTACTCATCGAAAAACAGCTCTCCATACCGCGAGACCGACTATCCCTTTCCGCAAAACTTTTACGGAACGAGCAAACTTGCGGCGGAGCATATTGCCCTCCTCTACGGCCGCAAGAACGGAATGCGCGTGAACTGTTTGCGCCCATCGCAGGTTCTTGGGTTTGATTACCTGCGGGCCGAAGGCATGCTGATGACGTTCCTTCGCCAAGCCGCAGCACATCAGCCGCTGACGGTTTGGCGGCAAGACCGCCGTGATTTCGTCTACGTTAAAGACGTTGCAGAAGCGTTTGAGCGGGCCGTCCAACCCGATGCTCCGGAGGGAATTTTCAACATCGGCA
It encodes:
- a CDS encoding NAD(P)-dependent oxidoreductase; amino-acid sequence: MKVLVTGANGMIGLATVRHFLEKGYQVAALVRNIGAATRIDPRAEIRVLDSDWSNLQDVCSGCDAVVHLAAQRLQPEYEERGIEAYWLPNVLLTEQLLRAAAAVGVKRFCAASSVSVYSSKNSSPYRETDYPFPQNFYGTSKLAAEHIALLYGRKNGMRVNCLRPSQVLGFDYLRAEGMLMTFLRQAAAHQPLTVWRQDRRDFVYVKDVAEAFERAVQPDAPEGIFNIG